AGGCCGGTAGTTTCCAAATCAAAAATTACCAAAGGCTTAGCCAGAGAAATTAATTCGTTTATTTTTTTTATTTTGGGCATATAAAATTAGAGCAGTAAATTGGGTTAAATTTTTAAAATTTTCGTACGAGGACTGTCTGAGAACGAGTACTCTCGGTCGAGTTCCGCAGTAGAAAATTTTAAAAATCTAACCCAATCATGAATTTCATTATATCTTTATTCTACAACAATTTTTCAAATAAAAACACCCTCGATTGCTCGAGGGTGTTTTTTATGTGAAATAATCTTTTTACCAATTACTTCCACCACGGCTGCCTTGATTTCTGTCAAAGCTTCTGCCGCCGCCGTTACCACCGAAACTTCTTTTCGGTCTGTCTTCTTGAGGTCTAGCCTCATTGACAGTAACTGCGCGACCATCAAGCTCTTTGCCGTTGAACATGTCGATAGCGGCTGTCGCTTCTTCTTCCGTTGACATTTCAACGAAACCGAAACCTTTTGATCTGCCAGTCATCTTATCCATGATAACGATGGCTGAGACTACGGTGCCGGCCTGGGAAAAAGCATCTTTTAAACCGCCTTCGGTGGTTGAATAAGACAATCCACCTACGTATAATTTTTTGTTCATAACTTTTCTTACGCTTTTTAGGGATATTCTAAATCCCGTAATAATTAAATGTAAGTCGACTTTCTTTATTTTGCCTTTTTA
Above is a genomic segment from Patescibacteria group bacterium containing:
- a CDS encoding RNA-binding protein; translation: MNKKLYVGGLSYSTTEGGLKDAFSQAGTVVSAIVIMDKMTGRSKGFGFVEMSTEEEATAAIDMFNGKELDGRAVTVNEARPQEDRPKRSFGGNGGGRSFDRNQGSRGGSNW